The genomic stretch GGCGTTCACGGCCTCGTACCACGCCAACTGGCACCCGCTGGCCTGGATCGCCCACCTGGCGGACCGGGCGGTCTTCGGCGACGCCGCGGGCCCCGCGCACCTGGTCAACGCGGGACTGCATGCCGCCTGCAGCGCGCTGCTGTTCGTCGTCCTGCGCCGCCTCACCGGCTCGCTCCTGCCGAGCGCGCTCGGCGCCGCGCTGTTCGCGCTGCACCCGCTGCGCGTCGAGTCCGTCGCCTGGGTGACCGAGCGCAAGGACCCCCTGAGCACGATCTTCTGGCTGCTGGCCATTGCCGCGTACGTCGGCTACGCCCGGCGCCCGGGGCCGCGACGCTATGCGCTCGTGGCGCTCTGGCTGGCGCTCGGCCTGCTGACCAAGGCGATGGTCGTCACGCTCCCGGCGGCGCTCCTGCTCCTCGACGCCTGGCCGCTCGGGCGCCTCCGGCCGGGGCGGCCGGGCGGGACGCGCCCCACCCGCCTCCTGCTCGAGAAGGTCCCCCTCCTGCTGCTCTCCGCGGGCGGCGCGGCGGGCGCCGTGATCAGCCAGGGCAGCGCGGGGGCGATGCAGAACCTGGAACACTACCCCGTGGCAGCCCGCCTCGCCAATGCCGTGATCTCGTGCGTCGCCTACCTGGCGGACACCGTCTGGCCCGCGGGCCTGGCGGTCTTCTACCCCCACCCGGGGACGCACTTCAGCCTCGGGCTCGCCCTGGGCGCGACGGCCGCCCTCGTCGCGGTCACCGCCCTCACCCTGCGGCTCTGGCGCCGCGCCCCGGCGCTGGCAACGGGGTGGCTCTGGTTCCTCGGCACGCTGACGCCCGTGATCGGCCTCATCCAGGTGGGGGCGCAGGCGCGCGCCGACCGCTACACCTATCTGCCCTCCATCGGCCTCTCGCTGGCCGTCGTCTGGATCGCGGCGCCGGCCGCGCGGCGGCTGCGGCGACCGGCGCTCGCGACCGCCGCGGCGCTCGCGCTGCTCCTGGCCCTCGGCACCGCGAGCTGGCTGCAGGCGGCGTACTGGCGGGACGAGGTCGCGCTCTACCGCAGGGCGCTCGCGGTCACCGAGCGCAACTGGATGGCGGAGAACAACCTCGGCTGGGCCCTCCAGGAGCAGGGGGACCTCGACGCCGCCATGGGGCACTATCGCAACGCCCTCGAGACCCGCCCGCACTTCGACGCGCCGCACTTCAACCTGGGGCGCGCGTACGCCCGGCTCGGACGCAACGAGGAGGCCCTGGAGGAGTTCGACCTGGCGCTGCAGATCAGGCCCGACTTCGGCGAGGACGAGATGGTGATGGCGGACCTGCTCTCCACGCTGGGGCGCAAGCAGGAGGCCATCGCGCACTATCGCAACGCGTTGCGCTCGCTCCCCGAGGTCTCCGTCCTGCACATGAACCTGGGAAACGCCCTCTCGG from bacterium encodes the following:
- a CDS encoding tetratricopeptide repeat protein is translated as MGPTPTQRNAGPGRERAAAALLALLLIAAVFAVYGQTVGFGYVFDDRSYIIGNPGFKKGLTREGIRWAFTASYHANWHPLAWIAHLADRAVFGDAAGPAHLVNAGLHAACSALLFVVLRRLTGSLLPSALGAALFALHPLRVESVAWVTERKDPLSTIFWLLAIAAYVGYARRPGPRRYALVALWLALGLLTKAMVVTLPAALLLLDAWPLGRLRPGRPGGTRPTRLLLEKVPLLLLSAGGAAGAVISQGSAGAMQNLEHYPVAARLANAVISCVAYLADTVWPAGLAVFYPHPGTHFSLGLALGATAALVAVTALTLRLWRRAPALATGWLWFLGTLTPVIGLIQVGAQARADRYTYLPSIGLSLAVVWIAAPAARRLRRPALATAAALALLLALGTASWLQAAYWRDEVALYRRALAVTERNWMAENNLGWALQEQGDLDAAMGHYRNALETRPHFDAPHFNLGRAYARLGRNEEALEEFDLALQIRPDFGEDEMVMADLLSTLGRKQEAIAHYRNALRSLPEVSVLHMNLGNALSDVGAYDEALAQYAEAIRLEPNDALAWANRGLTLQQMGRAEEASADFRRALAIDPQCALARRYLGLP